One Aphelocoma coerulescens isolate FSJ_1873_10779 chromosome 6, UR_Acoe_1.0, whole genome shotgun sequence DNA window includes the following coding sequences:
- the KCNIP2 gene encoding A-type potassium channel modulatory protein KCNIP2 isoform X4 translates to MCCLCSDHPAPGAQPCCPSGPGADALLTLLLLGDSFFLPGNPPVQTKKALKQRFLKLLPCCRPKSIPSLSESKTVLASATLSSPGFLADSVEDEFELSTVCHRPEGLEQLQEQTKFTRKELQVLYRGFKNECPSGIVNEENFKQIYSQFFPQGDSSTYATFLFNAFDTDHDGSVSFEDFVSGLSTILRGTIDDRLNWAFNLYDLNKDGCITKEEMLDIMKSIYDMMGKYTYPAMREEAPREHVENFFQKMDRNKDGVVTIEEFLESCQKDENIMRSMQLFDSVI, encoded by the exons ATGTGCTGCCTCTGCTCAGATCACCCTGCGCCGGGTGCCCAACCCTGCTGCCCGTCGGGACCGGGGGCTGATGCTCTGTTAACTCTTCTTCTGCTTGGTGACTCCTTCTTTCTTCCAGGCAACCCGCCAGTCCAAACTAAAAAAGCGCTGAAGCAGCGATTCCTCAAACTGCTGCCCTGCTGCCGGCCCAAATCCATCCCCTCGCTCAGTGAAAGCAA GACAGTGCTGGCCTCAGCCACCCTCTCTTCCCCTGGGTTCCTTGCAGACAGTGTTGAGGACGAGTTTGAACTCTCCACCGTCTGCCACCGCCccgaggggctggagcagctccaggaacagaCCAAGTTCACCCGCAAAGAGCTGCAGGTCCTGTACCGAGGCTTCAAGAAT GAGTGCCCGAGCGGCATTGTCAACGAAGAAAACTTCAAACAGATCTATTCACAGTTCTTCCCTCAAGGAG ACTCCAGCACCTATGCCACCTTCCTCTTCAATGCCTTTGACACCGACCATGATGGCTCCGTCAGCTTTGAG GACTTTGTGTCTGGGCTGTCCACCATCCTTCGGGGCACCATTGATGATCGCCTGAACTGGGCTTTCAACCTCTATGACCTGAACAAAGATGGCTGCATCACCAAAGAG GAAATGCTGGACATCATGAAGTCCATCTATGACATGATGGGCAAATACACCTACCCAGCCATGCGGGAGGAAGCACCCCGGGAGCATGTGGAGAACTTCTTCCAG AAAATGGACCGGAATAAGGATGGCGTGGTGACAATCGAGGAGTTCCTGGAGTCCTGCCAGAAG gaTGAGAACATCATGCGAtccatgcagctctttgacagCGTGATTTAG
- the KCNIP2 gene encoding A-type potassium channel modulatory protein KCNIP2 isoform X3, whose protein sequence is MRSKGRKESLSDSRDLDGSYDQLTGNPPVQTKKALKQRFLKLLPCCRPKSIPSLSESKTVLASATLSSPGFLADSVEDEFELSTVCHRPEGLEQLQEQTKFTRKELQVLYRGFKNECPSGIVNEENFKQIYSQFFPQGDSSTYATFLFNAFDTDHDGSVSFEDFVSGLSTILRGTIDDRLNWAFNLYDLNKDGCITKEEMLDIMKSIYDMMGKYTYPAMREEAPREHVENFFQKMDRNKDGVVTIEEFLESCQKDENIMRSMQLFDSVI, encoded by the exons GCAACCCGCCAGTCCAAACTAAAAAAGCGCTGAAGCAGCGATTCCTCAAACTGCTGCCCTGCTGCCGGCCCAAATCCATCCCCTCGCTCAGTGAAAGCAA GACAGTGCTGGCCTCAGCCACCCTCTCTTCCCCTGGGTTCCTTGCAGACAGTGTTGAGGACGAGTTTGAACTCTCCACCGTCTGCCACCGCCccgaggggctggagcagctccaggaacagaCCAAGTTCACCCGCAAAGAGCTGCAGGTCCTGTACCGAGGCTTCAAGAAT GAGTGCCCGAGCGGCATTGTCAACGAAGAAAACTTCAAACAGATCTATTCACAGTTCTTCCCTCAAGGAG ACTCCAGCACCTATGCCACCTTCCTCTTCAATGCCTTTGACACCGACCATGATGGCTCCGTCAGCTTTGAG GACTTTGTGTCTGGGCTGTCCACCATCCTTCGGGGCACCATTGATGATCGCCTGAACTGGGCTTTCAACCTCTATGACCTGAACAAAGATGGCTGCATCACCAAAGAG GAAATGCTGGACATCATGAAGTCCATCTATGACATGATGGGCAAATACACCTACCCAGCCATGCGGGAGGAAGCACCCCGGGAGCATGTGGAGAACTTCTTCCAG AAAATGGACCGGAATAAGGATGGCGTGGTGACAATCGAGGAGTTCCTGGAGTCCTGCCAGAAG gaTGAGAACATCATGCGAtccatgcagctctttgacagCGTGATTTAG